In Scylla paramamosain isolate STU-SP2022 chromosome 8, ASM3559412v1, whole genome shotgun sequence, the sequence CTATTGAGGTGCTGGTATGGAAGGTACAATGCATTTTCTTTACCAGTATACTGTTACAACAAATGCCTTTTTTCTGCTTCGCAGGTTCATGAGCTTCTTCACGCCCCTGAACAAAAGGGATATAACGGACAACTGCCTCGTGAGCGTGTGTCACTTCGGCGATGAGTTGTACGCCATGACGGAGACCAATGTGATGCGAAGGATAGACCCCGAGACTCTGGAAACTGTGGGCGAGAAGGCGAGTCTTGGGAAGTTATTAAATTGTATTGTTTGTTATCTAGAGCAGATGGGTAAGTTTTTGGGAACATGAAGGCAAGCATTTGCAAGTTATTCATGTGTTGTTTGTTATCTGAAACACGAAGGCAAATTTTTAGGAAAGTATTCGTCTTGTTCGGTATCTGAGACAGATAAGCAAGTTTTTGGGTTCAAGTCTTGTTTGTTAACTGAAGCAGGAAAGCAAATTTTAGGGAAAGTTATCCAAGTCTAGTTTGTTATCTGGAGCGGACGGATTGGTAGGATTTCTCTATGCCAAGGCTTAATGTGTCATTGCCCATGACAGACAAATCTGGACGAATACCTGATGGCTGTCAACACTGCCACGGCCCACCCACACGTGGACCCTGACGGCACTGTTTACAACATGGCCAGTTCGTTCGCCGCGAAAGGAGGGCCACGATACACCATTGTCAAGTTTCCTCCACCTGCAGTGGTCAATGGTAAGGAATATTTCCTGCACGAGTAATAATTGCGTTATAAAATAGCCCTtgggaagaaaatgagtgaaagcTGCTAAATATAATTTTGTGGAATCATTAGTACCTGAGCACaatcttgatttattttctttgcttgagCAGCATCCCATATTTCCATGGTGGATGTGTAGTTATCAAAGAAACTATGTTCaccaaagaaaagataaatgagtgCTTAATGGAGGACAAAAAGAGTGTAGAGGTATGGCATGTCACtcacgtggtggtgatggtgatggccaGATATTTTATTCGTAAACACAAATTAATTCTCTCTATCATGGAGTTTGATAGCCAAGTGAAATCAGCGGGAAGAATACTagagagaagttttttttttccaaataaaaaTGGTCATTATCTTGAGAACACCGTAGTGAACAACAGTATTCGCGTAGAAGAGCGCCTAATGTAAGAAGAATAAGACagctttccttcattaacatttcttttctctctattgtGATTCTGCTTCACTTTGGCTACTTTGGTGAACCATTGGCAGGTAAGAAGAAATCCTCGCTGGATCAGGCCAGGGTGGTGAGCAGCATCCCTTGCAAACACAAGCTGCAACCTTCCTATTACCATTCCTTTGGCATCACCGAGAACTACTACATCTTCGTGGAGCAGCCCTTCGTCCTTAACCTAAAGAAGTTTCTCCTCAACGCCTATTTGGGGAAGAGCTTCCTGGCGGCGATGGAGTGGCACAGCAAGGAGAAGGTCTGCGGTACAATTACCTCACTATCACAATTGTTACCCTACACACCACCTCCACAATTTCGAgatcatcttcaccaccaccatcacttttcAGTATCAGCACCTCTAAAACTCGTTGCTCTCACCTACAGTACAACCAGTAGCCTTACCATCACACTCAGCAACTGGAAAACTTGCAAGAAAGTTGTTTTAGTATGATTTTAAGATTTGCTGGGAAAACTGATAACATATATTTGATATATCACATCGTGTTCCAAGGATTAAGTCACGGCCAATATGAGCTTCGAAAATGTACCTTGAAGAAGCGATACAATAAGTAAATTCTAGACACCAAAACCATCTCGGGTCAGCCGTGAAAGAAGACTGTATTGGCGTGAAACCTACCCTCACTAGTCAGGCTGCAATAATTGCAAGACTTCTGTAGATTTCTATCGGACTTAAGCCTTGAATGGGATCTGTTAGAATGTTTATATACTAACAAAATCTGGCATGTCAGTGAAACATTctataaaatctctctctctctctctctctctctctctctctctctctctctctctctctctctctctctctctctctctctctctcaccggctCGCGTTGCCTCCAGACCAAGTTCCACGTGGTGCGGCGTGACACAGGGGAGATCCTCTCCACTAAGTATGCCTCTGACGCCTTCCTCACCTTCCACCACACCAACGCCTACGAGGAGGACGGCCACCTGGTGGTGGACCTCTGCGCCATCAAGTCTGGAGATGTGAGTGGATTTTTTTCCCGGTCTCGTTTGTGTTACTAGctttaattctttttatatGCAAGATTGTTATTGGTGAACGCCATTACATTCAACAGTGATTGTAAAACTCAAATTATTTATCAAAACTcgtcaaggtaaaaaaaaaaaaaatagataaataagtaaaggaaaggaagaaaagaaaggaaaccgAGTTTTATCGAAAGAATACTTCCACAATGTTTAcgtataaatatttttctttgctggaaCATTGTGAAGATCGATTTCTTCATAACAGACATGCCAGGATGTCTGAGGTACACTTATGGTGTTCTGTCACTCCCGCAGGTCATCTCGCAGTTCCTGCTCAAGAATCTATCTCAAGGTGACTTCCAAGTGTCCCCGAGCGACTTGCCCCACCACCGTCGCTACGTGCTGCCGCTCCGCACGCAAGGAACCCACACGAACACCAACTTGGGTACGTGCATGAGGACGCGATGCCACGAGAATTCACGCACTAACAGTAACAAGCACAGCATTTAATCCTATTTTGCGCTGTTATGcattgtgttcttatgttatttTGACTTTTCTATTGTATGAGTGCCGAGTTTTGTTGCTGAAATTTCATTAGGAATATGTTTGCTTCATATGAACTagtagccacacacacacacacacacacacacacacacatgctgcaCTAGTTGTACATTGGAAAAAATATAATGTTCTGAGATTCAGCAAGGCTACACATATTATGAAATCACACAATGATGTGCTAAATAAAGTAAACATAAATGACAATACTTTTCAGTAACACTAAAGGACACGAAGTGCACCGCTCGGAAGCTGGAGGACGGCACCATCTTCGTGGAGGGACAAGTCATCTCCCCCAACATTATTGACCTACCGAGGATAAACTACAAGTACAACGGCAAACCTTACACCTTTGCATACGGGGTGGAGGTCAACCCTCTCGGGGTGCAGTTCTCAAGGGTAAATGCTTGGCTCCGTCTTTATTCTTGTTGGGTATCGGGAACTAAAGTGGCAGGCAGGACAGGAACTAAGCTTAGAACGCCACTCATTCGTGCAGACTGGATTACTGACCATATACGTAAATGAACGGGAGGAACCAAATGTAATTTTTCAGTAACCAAATACACATTATGTAACATGACCCGGTGTAGAAAGAGAGGGCTGCGAGTTAAAAACTCTTCCCTCTCAGCTAGTGAAGATGAACATGCGCACCGGGGAGACGCAGCTGTGGCACGAGGAAGGCAAGCTGGTGAGCGAACCGGTGTTCGTGGCGGCCCCGGACGCCACCCGCGAGGAGGAGGGCGTTGTGCTCACTACTCTCCTTGATAAGGTAAACGACACCAGGGATCTAAAGCAAGCCTGATGCCATAATCTTTCCCTAACGCGTACACCGAAGTATTAATTTTGCCATTCCCCTGCAGAACAACCCGACCTTCATTGCGCTGCTGGTGCTGGACCCGACCAGCTGGAAGGAGGTGGCAAGGGTGGAGTGTGTGGCTCAGGGCAAGGTGACACAGACCTTCCATGGACAGTTCGCCGCCACGGGAGACTCTGTTCACCTCCTTTAATCTCACACCTGGGACGGGTATCATGCAAATGGTGGTGTCAGGGCAGAGTGGAGGACAGCAGAGTTTTAGTGTTGTTAGGCAATAGTCTGCACTTGTTACCTTTTATTTACCTTTAGTCTAAGACTCTAAGTATTAGTTATCATGAATAAAACTGATTTTTAAGTAGTTATTTCATCATGAGTTATGATGATAAATTtaaatactgtatatatatatatatatatatatatatatatatatatatatatatatatatatatatatatatatatatatatatatatatatatatatatatatatatatatatatatatatatatatatatatatatatatatatatatatatatatatatatatatactaagaTGCATATTTCGTCATACATGTTGCAATGAATGCCAagcttttttgtctgtctggttCCTATTTTCACACAAATGATATAGAACTTGGGAATAATttcactatataaaaaaaaacaacaaaaaaaaacaacatatttCAAGATGCCTCTAATGTCTGGCGTGCCGAGATGGATTGGGGTTGTGCTTGTCTTGTGCGGAAACTACACGGTTTTTGTGAGCAGCgcaatttgttattttcttcaacATGAAGTCATATGCTGCAAAAGAATTGGTGGTTTTCATCAAGAATTACTGTTACAGAAACATACTGTGATTCCATTAAGCTGTTTCGCTCTTTTAGCTTTTAATACTGTGACTTACGTATGTCCGTAATTATTCATGtaacaataattatgataaaataCAGTTCAAGggatttttgttcttgtttactATGTTTCAATGGAATCCAGAACGAACGCAAATCTCCCTCACTATTGCAAACGAGCTCTGAAAACTATTCtttcatactatttttttttttttttttaagttctgctTAAGAGTTTTAGCGAGCAAGTAGGAAACACGAATTTTTTCTTGTCTAATCacataaaacaagaaagcaacTCTGCATCATCTGCAAGTATACATTTTGTTTCGTGTAGTTCATGGTCGTATACATCGTTGCTGAAGTTCTTTCATTCacaacttattttcttttattcatccattcatttatttatttgtttatttcagagGGGAACCAATGTTTGACTCATGTATTAAATAAGATTCTCGACGTTGTTTTTAGTATCCATTATAcactctctctgtgtgtgtgtgtgtgtgtgtgtgtgtgtgtgtgtgtgccacatTTGGgaatctttcttccctcctattgtacgtatctccttctcctcttctcctttctctttctctctacttcGTAACCTTCAACctttcttacataaataaataaataaataaataaataaataatgatgatgatgagatgatgataatagta encodes:
- the LOC135103100 gene encoding beta,beta-carotene 15,15'-dioxygenase-like — its product is MAAKHTPVYLKETNNSLIWMRSCEKETAKPVEGKVKGELPQWLSGRLTRNGPGKTGFGDTQFNHLFDMSALIHQFIIHDGRVTYQSRFLQGDTYKKNLKANRIVVTEFGTGAYPDPCKTLFQRFMSFFTPLNKRDITDNCLVSVCHFGDELYAMTETNVMRRIDPETLETVGEKTNLDEYLMAVNTATAHPHVDPDGTVYNMASSFAAKGGPRYTIVKFPPPAVVNGKKKSSLDQARVVSSIPCKHKLQPSYYHSFGITENYYIFVEQPFVLNLKKFLLNAYLGKSFLAAMEWHSKEKTKFHVVRRDTGEILSTKYASDAFLTFHHTNAYEEDGHLVVDLCAIKSGDVISQFLLKNLSQGDFQVSPSDLPHHRRYVLPLRTQGTHTNTNLVTLKDTKCTARKLEDGTIFVEGQVISPNIIDLPRINYKYNGKPYTFAYGVEVNPLGVQFSRLVKMNMRTGETQLWHEEGKLVSEPVFVAAPDATREEEGVVLTTLLDKNNPTFIALLVLDPTSWKEVARVECVAQGKVTQTFHGQFAATGDSVHLL